The following are encoded in a window of bacterium SCSIO 12643 genomic DNA:
- the sucC gene encoding ADP-forming succinate--CoA ligase subunit beta, producing the protein MNLHEYQGKSLLKSYGVAIQEGIVANTPEEAVEAAKELNKTTGTDWWVIKAQIHAGGRGKGGGVKLAKSLDEVKEIAGNIIGMNLITPQTSKEGKLVSKVLVAQDVYYPGDSEPEEYYMSVMMDRQAGRNIVMYSPDGGMDIEAVAEKTPERIFTEQIDPKVGLTGFQARKIAFNLGLSGKSMKQMVKFVSSLYKAYEGIDASLFEINPVLKTSDDNIIAVDSKVTVDNSALYRHKDIAEMRDVTEEDPAEYEADKVGLNFVKLDGNVGCMVNGAGLAMATMDIIKMSGGNPANFLDVGGTADAQRVEQAFRLILKDPKIEAILVNIFGGIVRCDRVAQGVIDAYKSIGDIKVPVIVRLQGTNAEEAKALIDNSGLQVTSAITLQDAADRVREAV; encoded by the coding sequence ATGAATCTGCATGAATATCAGGGTAAGTCCCTTTTGAAAAGTTACGGAGTAGCGATCCAGGAAGGAATCGTAGCAAATACTCCTGAAGAAGCTGTTGAGGCTGCGAAGGAATTAAACAAAACTACTGGTACCGACTGGTGGGTAATCAAAGCGCAAATTCACGCAGGTGGCCGTGGTAAAGGTGGCGGTGTTAAATTGGCAAAATCTCTTGACGAAGTAAAAGAGATCGCTGGTAACATCATCGGTATGAACTTAATTACTCCTCAAACTTCAAAAGAGGGTAAATTGGTAAGCAAAGTATTGGTAGCGCAGGATGTATATTATCCTGGTGATTCTGAGCCGGAAGAATATTACATGTCTGTAATGATGGACCGTCAGGCAGGTAGAAATATCGTAATGTATTCTCCGGATGGAGGTATGGATATTGAAGCTGTTGCGGAAAAAACTCCTGAAAGAATCTTTACAGAGCAAATTGATCCTAAAGTAGGTTTAACTGGTTTTCAAGCTAGAAAAATCGCTTTTAACTTAGGTTTATCTGGAAAGTCAATGAAGCAAATGGTGAAATTCGTTTCTTCATTATATAAAGCATACGAAGGTATTGATGCTTCATTATTTGAAATCAATCCGGTGTTAAAAACAAGTGATGATAACATCATCGCAGTAGATTCTAAGGTAACTGTTGATAACAGTGCATTGTACCGTCATAAAGACATCGCTGAAATGCGTGATGTTACTGAAGAAGATCCAGCGGAATACGAAGCAGACAAAGTAGGATTGAACTTCGTGAAGTTAGATGGTAATGTAGGTTGTATGGTAAACGGAGCTGGTTTGGCAATGGCTACTATGGACATTATTAAAATGTCAGGTGGTAATCCGGCAAACTTCCTTGATGTAGGTGGTACTGCTGATGCACAAAGAGTAGAGCAAGCTTTCCGTTTGATCTTGAAAGATCCTAAGATTGAGGCTATTTTGGTAAACATCTTCGGAGGTATCGTAAGATGTGACCGTGTGGCGCAAGGTGTAATTGATGCATACAAATCAATCGGTGACATCAAAGTTCCGGTAATCGTTCGTTTACAAGGTACAAATGCTGAAGAAGCAAAAGCATTGATCGATAACTCAGGACTTCAGGTAACGTCTGCAATTACATTGCAAGATGCTGCAGATAGAGTAAGAGAAGCGGTTTAA
- a CDS encoding ABC transporter ATP-binding protein, translating into MTVIEAKNIYKNYDDLQILKGIDLSINKGEVVSIVGASGAGKTTLLQILGTLDAVDQGSLKIMDTEVSQLKSKALAKFRNKNIGFVFQFHHLLPEFTALENASLPLYIAGYSRSEAAKTATEYLTFMGLEHRLHHKPSELSGGEQQRVAVARSLVNKPAIVFADEPSGNLDSASAQELHQLFFDLRDRFDQTFVIVTHNNELANMADRKLLIQDGKISQ; encoded by the coding sequence ATGACCGTTATTGAAGCCAAAAACATTTATAAAAACTATGATGATTTACAAATTCTAAAGGGAATTGATTTGTCGATCAACAAAGGTGAAGTGGTTTCAATTGTCGGGGCATCCGGAGCGGGAAAAACTACGCTGTTACAAATTCTGGGAACACTGGATGCTGTAGATCAGGGAAGTTTAAAAATTATGGATACCGAAGTCAGCCAATTAAAATCTAAAGCATTGGCCAAATTTCGAAATAAGAACATTGGTTTTGTATTTCAATTCCATCATTTATTGCCTGAATTTACTGCATTAGAAAATGCGTCACTCCCACTCTACATTGCCGGATATTCCAGGTCAGAAGCAGCTAAGACAGCAACGGAATATTTGACTTTTATGGGACTGGAACATCGTTTGCACCATAAACCTTCAGAACTATCGGGCGGGGAACAACAAAGAGTAGCCGTAGCCAGATCGCTGGTTAATAAACCGGCTATTGTTTTTGCAGATGAACCTTCGGGAAACCTTGATTCAGCTTCTGCCCAAGAACTCCATCAATTGTTTTTTGATCTCCGCGATCGGTTTGATCAAACGTTTGTAATTGTAACCCATAACAACGAATTGGCCAATATGGCCGATCGTAAACTTTTGATTCAGGATGGTAAAATCAGCCAGTAA
- a CDS encoding TIGR02757 family protein, with amino-acid sequence MTKSELQGFLDEKAEYYETLNFIESDPIQIPHLFSKKEDIEISGFLAASIAWGQRKTIIRNARFLMEHMDMAPYDFISHFEDSDLDAFANFKHRTFNFDDLKGFFTALQNIYRNHGGLESVFATHTEDMAANISNFKKVFFKAEHLPRTHKHVSDPLKGSAAKRINMYLRWMVRSADKGVDFGIWNQVQPQHLYLPLDVHTANVSRQLGILKRKQNDWKALNELMTQLRSYDATDPVKYDFALFGLGVFEGFGKPKDK; translated from the coding sequence ATGACGAAATCAGAATTACAAGGCTTTTTAGATGAAAAAGCCGAATATTACGAAACCTTGAATTTTATCGAATCTGATCCCATTCAGATTCCACATCTCTTCTCAAAAAAAGAGGACATTGAAATTTCTGGTTTTCTGGCGGCATCCATTGCCTGGGGCCAACGCAAAACAATCATTCGAAATGCCAGGTTTTTGATGGAACATATGGACATGGCTCCTTATGACTTCATTTCTCATTTCGAAGATTCTGATCTGGATGCTTTTGCGAACTTTAAACACCGTACGTTCAATTTTGACGATCTCAAAGGCTTCTTTACGGCACTGCAAAATATCTATCGGAATCATGGTGGGTTGGAATCTGTATTCGCCACCCATACCGAAGATATGGCAGCCAATATTTCTAACTTCAAAAAAGTATTTTTTAAAGCTGAACATTTGCCACGTACCCACAAACATGTCTCCGATCCTTTAAAAGGTTCCGCAGCCAAACGCATCAATATGTATTTACGTTGGATGGTGCGTTCTGCAGATAAAGGGGTAGATTTTGGGATTTGGAATCAGGTGCAACCGCAACATTTGTATTTACCACTAGATGTGCATACGGCCAATGTATCCCGGCAGTTAGGTATTCTTAAACGGAAACAAAACGATTGGAAAGCCCTCAATGAGCTGATGACCCAACTACGATCTTACGATGCGACCGATCCGGTAAAATACGATTTTGCTTTGTTTGGATTAGGAGTATTTGAAGGGTTTGGAAAACCCAAAGACAAATAA
- a CDS encoding ester cyclase — MYKTILLFIGSLALMAFTTKKNMKTRNQIAKSYYEILDQGNAEKMEDLLAPGLIDHDGHGGNAVEEIKQLTLALKQGFSNSKHELEVVELIGDDKVFVRWRMTAKHTGAFFGVPATNNMVNFVGHDLLKVEDGKVVEIWHVEDLAGMFDQLKGA, encoded by the coding sequence ATGTATAAAACAATTTTATTATTCATTGGAAGTCTGGCATTAATGGCTTTCACAACAAAAAAGAACATGAAAACAAGAAATCAAATTGCAAAATCGTATTACGAGATACTGGATCAGGGAAATGCAGAAAAAATGGAAGATTTATTGGCACCGGGATTAATTGATCATGATGGACATGGAGGCAATGCAGTTGAAGAGATTAAACAGTTGACTTTGGCGTTAAAACAAGGTTTTTCAAATTCTAAACACGAACTTGAAGTTGTAGAACTGATTGGAGATGATAAAGTTTTTGTGAGATGGAGAATGACCGCAAAGCATACCGGAGCGTTTTTTGGTGTACCTGCAACCAACAATATGGTAAACTTTGTTGGACATGATTTACTAAAAGTCGAGGACGGTAAAGTAGTTGAAATTTGGCATGTCGAAGATCTTGCGGGAATGTTTGACCAGCTAAAAGGAGCATAA
- a CDS encoding helix-turn-helix transcriptional regulator → MENIQNKCPVGEALKYIGGKWSLQIIYEIGTEKRRFGELKRLLPEISEKMLIQELKKMAQTHIVHRKAYPEIPPRVEYSLTERGIRILPILEQIESFGLELLEEKC, encoded by the coding sequence ATGGAGAATATTCAAAATAAATGTCCGGTGGGTGAAGCGTTAAAATATATTGGTGGTAAATGGAGCCTCCAGATCATTTATGAAATCGGGACGGAAAAAAGACGATTTGGAGAGTTGAAAAGGCTTCTTCCGGAAATCAGTGAAAAAATGTTGATTCAAGAGCTGAAGAAAATGGCACAAACCCATATTGTTCATAGAAAAGCATATCCTGAAATCCCTCCGCGAGTGGAATACTCTTTAACTGAACGTGGAATTAGAATTCTACCCATTCTCGAACAAATAGAAAGTTTTGGTTTAGAATTGTTAGAAGAAAAATGCTAG
- a CDS encoding DinB family protein, whose product MNPKPQFRTNGAIGALLDEYEKALTELKRTISDLTREELIRIVDAETQNEECKSIQTILSHIVQSGYTYVVEIRKWMGKPDDYRPVILLDSLGEYLTALDRMFHYTEQLFLDHPQVKLTEYDFDKKIKVRWGQSYDVEQLMQHAIVHVLRHRRQIEKFKLQMKTT is encoded by the coding sequence ATGAATCCAAAACCACAATTTAGAACAAACGGAGCTATTGGCGCCTTACTGGATGAATACGAAAAGGCTTTAACCGAATTAAAGCGCACCATATCTGATTTAACTCGTGAAGAGTTGATCCGCATTGTAGATGCCGAAACACAAAACGAAGAATGCAAATCCATTCAAACCATTTTATCGCATATCGTGCAAAGTGGCTATACCTACGTGGTTGAAATCAGAAAATGGATGGGCAAACCGGATGATTACCGACCCGTGATCCTGTTGGATAGTTTAGGCGAATATCTCACCGCGTTGGATCGCATGTTTCATTATACCGAACAGTTGTTTTTGGATCATCCTCAAGTCAAATTAACCGAGTATGATTTCGACAAAAAAATCAAAGTACGTTGGGGTCAATCTTACGATGTGGAACAGCTCATGCAACACGCTATTGTTCATGTGCTCCGACATAGAAGACAAATTGAGAAGTTTAAGCTTCAAATGAAAACAACATGA
- a CDS encoding alpha-ketoglutarate-dependent dioxygenase AlkB yields the protein MKGITYIENFIDTHLELFEFLKSHVDWDERMYSRKTASFGNAYNYSQISYPYKEFPNELETVISLIEQTLHFRPNNCLINYYLDGKSKMGFHSDQTDILSENTGVVIVSLGATRTLRFRNIKDKELIHDFTLPSGSLIYMTQEVQNHWQHAIPKSPTDFGRMSLTFRKMV from the coding sequence ATGAAAGGGATCACCTATATAGAAAACTTTATAGATACACATTTGGAATTATTTGAATTCCTAAAATCTCATGTAGATTGGGATGAAAGAATGTATTCCAGAAAGACCGCAAGTTTTGGAAATGCGTATAATTATTCTCAGATCAGCTATCCTTACAAAGAATTCCCAAACGAGCTGGAAACTGTCATTTCATTGATAGAACAAACGCTACATTTTAGACCAAATAACTGTCTGATTAATTATTACCTCGATGGGAAATCCAAAATGGGATTTCATTCCGATCAAACAGATATTCTTTCAGAAAATACCGGGGTTGTTATCGTTTCTTTAGGAGCTACCCGAACGCTTCGATTTAGAAATATAAAAGACAAAGAACTGATTCATGATTTTACCCTTCCTTCCGGTTCACTCATCTATATGACCCAAGAAGTTCAGAATCATTGGCAACATGCCATTCCCAAATCTCCAACAGATTTTGGACGAATGAGTTTGACTTTTAGAAAGATGGTATAG
- a CDS encoding metal-dependent hydrolase has product MDSLTQVVLGAAVGELALGKKAGNKAMLYGAIAGTIPDLDVLSSHFTDTTRALELHRGFTHSIVFSVVFAPVFAWLVTRYETYKDFKGWFWLFFWAFFTHPILDAHTTWGTQLFWPFDLRLAFKTIFVIDPLYTLPFLTFLILALIRKRTNPKRQFYNNLGLIISSSYLALTFLLKFIATSQFEAALEEQQIQYSQLDTRPAPLNTILWSANVDTKDAYLLADYSFFDTQPIQFRSYPKNHHLLGQLAQNERIQRMIHISKGWYIITQENDTLYFNDLRFGMLGMDSNAQNFVFKYAITPTDHGEVELTEVEKSPRDGKKLLQELWTRIQGN; this is encoded by the coding sequence ATGGATTCACTCACACAGGTAGTTTTAGGAGCAGCAGTAGGAGAATTGGCTTTGGGAAAGAAAGCCGGCAACAAGGCCATGCTGTATGGAGCCATTGCAGGTACCATTCCTGATCTGGATGTGTTGTCCTCTCATTTTACAGATACCACCCGGGCATTAGAACTCCATCGGGGGTTTACACATTCCATAGTTTTTTCGGTGGTCTTTGCGCCTGTTTTTGCCTGGCTTGTGACCCGGTACGAAACCTATAAAGATTTCAAAGGATGGTTCTGGTTATTTTTCTGGGCGTTCTTCACGCACCCTATTTTAGATGCCCATACCACCTGGGGAACGCAACTCTTTTGGCCATTTGATTTACGCCTGGCATTCAAAACCATCTTTGTGATTGATCCGTTGTATACACTCCCCTTCCTCACATTTTTGATTTTGGCACTGATTCGCAAGCGTACCAACCCCAAAAGACAGTTTTATAATAACCTGGGATTAATCATCAGTTCCAGCTATTTGGCGTTGACTTTCCTGCTTAAATTTATAGCTACTTCTCAGTTTGAAGCAGCACTGGAAGAACAACAAATCCAATACAGTCAATTGGACACCCGACCCGCTCCGCTCAATACCATTTTGTGGAGTGCCAATGTAGATACCAAAGATGCGTATCTACTGGCCGATTATTCCTTTTTTGATACACAGCCTATTCAATTCAGATCCTATCCTAAAAATCATCATTTACTCGGCCAATTAGCCCAAAATGAACGCATTCAACGGATGATTCACATCTCGAAAGGCTGGTATATTATTACTCAGGAAAACGATACACTTTACTTTAACGATCTGCGCTTCGGGATGCTGGGCATGGACTCCAATGCCCAAAACTTTGTATTTAAATATGCCATCACTCCCACCGATCATGGTGAAGTGGAATTAACCGAAGTAGAGAAATCGCCTCGTGATGGGAAGAAACTCTTACAAGAATTGTGGACGCGTATACAGGGGAATTAA
- a CDS encoding helix-turn-helix transcriptional regulator has product MTKEQLKKKIGQRIVELRTQKGWSQSDLARACNKDRQALEKLENGKVNPTLYSLLEISIALEVNLKKLVDF; this is encoded by the coding sequence GTGACTAAAGAGCAACTCAAAAAGAAAATCGGTCAGCGTATCGTAGAACTTAGAACCCAAAAGGGGTGGAGTCAGTCTGATCTAGCCCGTGCTTGCAATAAAGACCGACAAGCCCTCGAAAAGTTAGAAAACGGTAAAGTTAATCCTACACTATATTCTCTATTGGAAATCTCTATAGCATTGGAAGTGAACCTAAAGAAGTTGGTGGATTTTTAG
- a CDS encoding SymE family type I addiction module toxin yields the protein MNRFRQLKIQRRFRYKGSYTTTVPEIRLEGRWLEKLGFNEGDQIQIEQQPQKLTITLLKESQ from the coding sequence ATGAATAGATTTAGACAATTAAAAATCCAGCGGAGATTTCGCTATAAAGGGTCATATACCACCACCGTCCCTGAAATCAGATTGGAAGGTCGGTGGTTAGAAAAATTAGGATTTAATGAAGGAGACCAGATACAAATAGAACAACAACCCCAAAAACTAACCATCACACTTCTTAAAGAATCGCAATAA
- a CDS encoding alpha/beta hydrolase translates to MRYIKVVILFQLFILLGCSGIRNKMTFFPDTKSEIPKENIPEYISEKKIVTSDQERIQAFYFNHPDRSNHPLVIYFHGNAGNLYGRFGYAQQLYEMNQNVLLIGYRGYGKSSGKPSEEGIYMDGQAAVNFAKDSLGYSEGEITILGRSLGTTVAVNTAQKRSFKGVILITPLTSGKEMAAAMGMNSLTSVAGDSFNSIGKIDHLESPILIIHGTDDEVIPYDMGEALFKAYSGDKKLITIEKGNHNNLQDVDSELFWGEINEFVNKM, encoded by the coding sequence ATGAGATATATTAAAGTAGTCATTCTATTCCAACTGTTTATCCTACTAGGGTGTTCAGGTATACGCAATAAGATGACCTTTTTCCCGGATACAAAAAGTGAAATCCCAAAAGAAAATATTCCGGAATACATCTCCGAAAAGAAAATAGTAACATCAGATCAAGAACGTATCCAGGCTTTTTATTTTAATCACCCTGATCGTTCCAACCATCCATTGGTGATCTATTTTCATGGAAATGCGGGAAATCTTTATGGCCGATTTGGCTATGCGCAGCAACTCTATGAAATGAACCAAAATGTACTGTTGATTGGCTACAGAGGCTATGGCAAAAGTTCAGGCAAACCCAGTGAAGAAGGAATCTATATGGATGGACAAGCCGCGGTAAATTTTGCAAAAGATAGTTTGGGATATTCGGAAGGTGAAATCACCATATTGGGTAGATCTTTAGGAACTACCGTTGCAGTAAACACTGCTCAAAAAAGAAGTTTTAAAGGAGTAATACTCATTACTCCACTGACCTCAGGAAAAGAAATGGCTGCAGCTATGGGAATGAATTCTTTAACTTCAGTGGCAGGAGATTCTTTTAATTCTATTGGTAAAATTGATCATCTAGAATCTCCTATTCTCATCATTCACGGAACCGATGATGAAGTCATCCCATATGACATGGGAGAAGCGCTTTTCAAAGCGTATTCCGGAGACAAAAAATTAATCACCATTGAAAAAGGAAACCATAACAATTTACAAGATGTTGACTCAGAATTATTTTGGGGAGAGATCAATGAATTTGTAAATAAGATGTAA